The Acinonyx jubatus isolate Ajub_Pintada_27869175 chromosome D1, VMU_Ajub_asm_v1.0, whole genome shotgun sequence genome includes a window with the following:
- the CD1H11orf52 gene encoding uncharacterized protein C11orf52 homolog isoform X2 → MGNRLCCGGHWSCPSTSQRKKKMESQARRTLKQQQQQQQNGTKAHDTTGRMYEQVLEKPASQERSRGLSLKENSLHYADIQVYSCTQPRSALEVKHLQSENATEYATLRFPQATPRYDSKNGTLV, encoded by the exons GAGCTGCCCATCAACTtcccagaggaaaaagaaaatgg AAAGCCAAGCAAGACGGACAttgaagcagcagcagcagcagcagcagaatggCACCAAG GCCCATGACACAACAGGACGTATGTATGAGCAGGTGTTAGAGAAGCCTGCGTCTCAGGAGAGGAGTCGAGGCCTTAGTTTGAAGGAGAACAGCTTACATTATGCAGACATTCAAGTGTACAGCTGTACCCAGCCACGCTCTGCTCTGGAAGTGAAGCATCTTCAGTCAGAAAATGCTACAGAATATGCAACCCTTCGCTTCCCCCAGGCCACGCCCCGCTACGACAGCAAGAACGGCACCCTGGTGTGA